Proteins co-encoded in one Seriola aureovittata isolate HTS-2021-v1 ecotype China chromosome 1, ASM2101889v1, whole genome shotgun sequence genomic window:
- the mc1r gene encoding melanocyte-stimulating hormone receptor, with amino-acid sequence MEMTNRSLHNPYLLHVELSPVNDFLEENETNSTGGERHSLGCVQIRIPQELFLALGLISLVENILVILAIIKNRNLHSPMYYFICCLAVSDMLVSVSNVVETMFMLLHDHGLLDLHPGMLRHLDNVIDVMICSSVVSSLSFLCTIAADRYITIFYALRYHSIMTTQRAITIIVVVWLASITSSILFIVYHTDNAVIVCLVTFFCTTLVFNAVLYLHMFLLAHVHSRRITAFHKSRRQSTSMKGAITLTILLGVFILCWGPFFLHLILILTCPTSPFCNCFFRNFNLFLILIICNSLIDPLIYAYRSQELRKTLQELVMCSWCFGV; translated from the coding sequence ATGGAAATGACCAACAGGTCCCTGCATAACCCCTATCTCCTCCACGTGGAGCTCAGCCCGGTAAATGACTTTTTGGAGGAGAACGAAACGAACTCTACCGGCGGCGAGCGACACTCTTTGGGCTGCGTGCAGATCCGCATCCCCCAGGAGCTCTTCCTGGCGCTGGGGCTCATCAGCCTGGTGGAGAACATCCTGGTGATCCTGGCCATCATCAAGAACCGCAACCTGCACTCGCCCATGTACTATTTCATCTGCTGCCTGGCCGTGTCCGACATGCTCGTCAGTGTCAGCAACGTGGTGGAGACCATGTTCATGCTTCTCCACGACCACGGCCTGCTGGACTTGCACCCGGGCATGCTGCGCCACCTGGACAACGTCATCGACGTGATGATCTGCAGCTCCGTGGTGTCTTCGCTCTCCTTTCTGTGCACCATCGCTGCGGATCGCTACATCACCATCTTTTACGCGCTGCGTTATCACAGCATCATGACCACGCAGCGCGCCATCACCATCATCGTGGTGGTGTGGCTGGCCAGCATCACCTCCAGCATCCTCTTCATCGTGTACCACACAGACAACGCCGTCATCGTGTGCCTCGTGACCTTCTTCTGCACCACGCTGGTGTTTAACGCCGTGTTATATCTTCACATGTTCCTCCTGGCGCACGTGCATTCCCGGCGCATCACGGCTTTCCACAAAAGCAGGCGCCAATCCACGAGCATGAAGGGAGCGATTACCCTCACCATCCTGCTTGGGGTCTTCATCTTATGCTGGGGCCCTttcttcctccacctcatcctcatcctcacctgCCCCACCAGCCCGTTCTGCAACTGTTTCTTCCGAAACTTCAACCttttcctcatcctcatcatctgtAACTCGCTCATCGACCCGCTCATCTACGCCTACCGGAGCCAGGAGCTGCGTAAAACTCTACAGGAGCTGGTCATGTGTTCTTGGTGCTTCGGCGTGTGA